A genome region from Lucilia cuprina isolate Lc7/37 chromosome 3, ASM2204524v1, whole genome shotgun sequence includes the following:
- the LOC111678608 gene encoding P3 protein isoform X2 has product MGTQVDRLKRSWHGNITIDVIFLGSTRINVEMTNSLDNTTELSKEYFDLIIIRKQRVIDHVFTGSVILLVSLLYINFGAALDLQVLKGLIRRPVSPGIGIICQYAFMPLLSFAVGYFIFPDNVEMQLGLFFTGVSPSGGASNIWTVILGGNINLSVLLTTITNLAAFAMMPLWIFTLGHVIFTRGNLKVPYAKIATYSIGLIVPLAIGLAIQKWAPRISCILVRLLKPISTCLILFIIVFAIATNVYLFKLFSWQIILAGLLLPWLGYIISWSVAKTFKQNSTDALTIAIETGIQNTGIAIFLLKTLPQPQADLTIVIPVAVDIMTMFPLVGLYIYNKCTGRNIKDGVLTEEQQNIRP; this is encoded by the exons ATGGGAACACAAGTTGATCGTCTAAAAAGAAGTTGGCATGGAAATATTACCATTGATGTAATATTCTTAGGTTCGACACGAATTAATGTTGAAATGACCAATAGTTTAGATAATACCACAGAATTAAGTAAAGAATATTTTGATTTGATTATAATACGTAAACAGCGTGTTATTGATCATGTCTTTACTGGGTCTGTAATTTTATTGGTGTCTTTGTTGTATATTAACTTTGGTGCTGCCTTAGATTTGCAAGTTTTAAAAGGTCTCATAAGAAGACCAGTG AGTCCTGGTATTGGTATTATATGTCAATATGCTTTTATGCCTTTACTTAGTTTTGCTGTGGGCTACTTTATATTTCCCGATAATGTGGAAATGCAGTTGGGCTTATTTTTCACCGGTGTTTCTCCCAGTGGTGGTGCCTCGAATATATGGACGGTTATTTTGGGTGGTAATATTAATCTTTCGGTATTATTGACTACCATAACCAATTTGGCTGCATTTGCTATGATGCCTCTATGGATTTTCACCTTGGGTCATGTTATTTTTACACGCGGCAATTTAAAAGTGCCTTATGCTAAAATTGCCACATATTCCATAGGATTAATTGTTCCCTTAGCCATTGGCTTAGCTATACAAAAATGGGCACCACGCATTAGTTGCATATTGGTGCGTCTTTTAAAGCCCATTTCcacttgtttaatattattcatTATAGTTTTTGCTATAGCTACtaatgtgtatttatttaaattattttcttggcag aTTATCTTAGCCGGGTTGTTACTACCTTGGTTGGGATATATTATATCCTGGAGTGTGGCTAAGACATTTAAGCAGAATTCAACAGATGCCTTAACTATTGCCATCGAGACTGGTATACAAAATACGGGCATtgccatatttttattaaaaaccttGCCACAACCTCAGGCGGATTTAACAATTGTAATACCAGTGGCCGTTGATATTATGACCATGTTTCCATTGGTGggtttatatatttacaataaatgcaCAGGTCGTAATATAAAAGATGGAGTTTTAACCgaagaacaacaaaatattagaccttaa
- the LOC111678607 gene encoding anaphase-promoting complex subunit 1, with product MIAVSEPPLEYVPRGRPAVDEHPGPTETKPHPHLPSENILLQRLQNVNISAKEEHNEFWCIREIYEECKREEKPHKFEIKTKASMKRNSKDNDKSKDVNLNYLKEPQEYVSEYLMNSEEELYVKRHTAVWTRGLADERSILPRLCFTCETPIKFAFFCNKSFTQTSLEYHKKQQEEDEEEDKQTSICLIDQTSLRVYCSNGEDFLSNLEFPISHVWPTRFGILLEKVASNTIIQNHTISMPRLFSLSHPLDEICPVLNKSATNVISYLIESDYNIIFSDENSDLLLLYDTKIGKHFISKLRKASPDEIQYIGAQNETVLGSTVHQFSMHKGGSTLGQNAAGQCSFSQSSVKFPGVAPKNSTHLGRTSLGTSNYSTHISKFLNCAHSLSGAFGNFNRSTAASPLSNLQSTIGQHSISVQDIRKCGQSQPSKPIVPELCLEHIWTENTYGNNRDFCEISSKAFIHTDLVGQTFLCYLLPRSCKLQMVRLNNFENKDLQISTIPMTVVAKDAVALERMNMIAVLDPSGTLILYTGNVLVSKVHIPNTLTNNTPTSKVTINVTPSTHNKSPNTSFPRRSSLLPSAQKPGDTTFEDELHLLSPVHPLQPQFSNRNSNICLGLRDPAVNRLTLVYSSGKMLRISLPLINETKFVTRCIKALKQVLKKDQYIQLITKWYGARNPPGSRDYSIEQEWEIFCNVLLDLMGFSAVMHDYSSNTATSFSAEEPKKRKKNDEIHSGTEDDWQFMLAILEGSDNKTSKENNSQCTNIDTTACLFNTIPAIFYSFHLLYEDFKLDDTMHAHLLPLAKFLHQLAYDMQLESYTFHYAMDFPLLVKNCSKTCILTEQHGSQMSYKELLQVQAPSVFNQLEFIIKNKDTLPYNYVEGINDLSRNVLQVVSLVMHGTNKIKHWIKPFEFTDSVQSFFAKKPKRFISSNVSRSEQVIQMLINMKMTRKDIEHLPVAVHLIISECLEYSRLEPPIGCSPATYELILRSDLVAHAKLHNCDFATLNKSSNYLQNMNIDTEDSLSARCPPSKSGISQMEGALDDGMDNIDTKLLSLRYPDDMRITEVRRLLTSSEPVIIDITQSPGTSDHEFIEEQEKQLFTLCTRTMTLPLGRGMFTLRTSIPTPTESMPIPKLCLTGKEPIKGATVEMQQIEFPANMSLWPTFHNGVAAGLKISPNARDVDSTWIVYNKPKGQAEISTEHAGFLMALGLNNHLKTLSFMSIYEYLVKCDEMTSVGLLLGISATHRGTMNNTTTKLLSVHIEALLPATALELDIPQNIQVASLMGIGLLYQGTAKRHIAEVLLQEVGRPPGPEMENCVERESYALTAGLALGLVTLGQGESPAGLRDLQLPDTLHYYMVGGNKRLLTGSQKEKYKLPSFQVREGDQVNIDVTAPGATLALGLMFYNTDNKAVAEWMNPPNTRYLLDLVRPDLLLLRTIAHGLIMWSNVQPDEEWLHNQFPVNLRFDVEKGAQVNENEDIDHEAITQAYCNIIAGAAFCIGLKYAGTENPVAFKTLRRAIKLFLGFSGKYVGEFAGRTTIENSLMVILLAISLVFAGSGDLEILRIIRYLRSRIGTQHPHVTYGSHMAIHMSLGFLFLGAGRFTIAKTPEAVAALVCALFPKFPTHSNDNRYHLQAFRHLYVLAVEPRLFLPRDIDTRKLCLCNISVLEIGSKELRRLPMAPCMLPELNTLQKVVVDDPNYWPVSFEKDRNWNQLVKALENSACIEIKKRSGCLSHLEDPDRLKSLFSQTLTTEQSVCWEIDPKTLERFSNEPYVIGFTDRLLHLDDTETSTGELALKQHLTMLFYNAVVKDKMHVLPIYLATYNHVLHLKTQQLNFHDIWQLKLMSTYLLHYTQSHILFSKELILAYIEQFQTFIDNCRQLLYLPLRQFIGSRDFEPHIIANLSSHDVARLVAVIIFYQLTPNLMNLIVQRPVNYIGYIKEFQKLQLDASTTQCLLKVLQATSA from the exons ATGATCGCCGTATCAGAGCCTCCTTTGGAATATGTTCCACGAGGTAGACCGGCGGTCGATGAGCATCCAGGTCCCACGGAGACTAAACCACATCCTCATTTGCCCTCGGAGAATATATTGCTACAACGTCTACAAAATGTTAATATATCGGCTAAAGAAGAACACAACGAATTCTGGTGCATACGTGAAATCTATGAGGAATGTAAACGGGAAGAAAAACCCCataagtttgaaattaaaacgaaagcCTCAATGAAAAGAAATAGCAAGGATAATGACAAGAGCAAAGATGTTAATTTGAACTATTTAAAAGAGCCTCAGGAATATGTAAGTGAATACTTAATGAACTCGGAGGAAGAGTTGTATGTAAAGAGGCATACAGCTGTATGGACTAGAG GTCTAGCAGATGAACGCAGTATTTTACCACGTTTATGTTTTACCTGTGAGACTCCCATTAAATTTGCTTTCTTTTGTAATAAATCATTTACACAAACTTCCTTGGAATACCATAAAAAGCAACAGGAGGAGGATGAAGAAGAGGATAAACAAACTTCAATATGTTTAATAG atcAAACCTCTTTACGTGTTTACTGCAGTAATGGTGAAGATTTCCTATCGAATTTAGAATTTCCCATATCACATGTCTGGCCTACACGATTTGGCATACTTTTAGAAAAAGTAGCCTCTAATACTATTATACAGAATCATACCATTTCAATGCCACGTTTATTTTCACTTTCTCATCCTTTGGATGAGATATGCCCCGTTCTAAATAAATCTGCTACAAATGTTATATCCTATCTTATTGAATCcgattataatataatattttccgATGAAAATTCTGATCTTTTACTGTTGTACGATACTAAAAttggaaaacattttatatcgaaattgcgtAAAGCTAGCCCTGATGAGATACAATATATTGGAGCACAAAATGAAACCGTTTTGGGTAGTACAGTTCATCAGTTCAGTATGCATAAAGGTGGTAGTACATTAGGACAAAATGCTGCCGGTCAATGTAGTTTTTCACAAAGTAGTGTGAAATTTCCGGGAG tgGCTCCTAAAAATAGCACACATCTAGGACGCACTAGTTTGGGAACCTCGAATTACTCTACACATATAAGTAAATTTCTCAATTGTGCTCATTCATTAAGTGGTGCCTTTGGAAATTTCAA TCGTTCGACAGCAGCTTCACCATTAAGTAATTTACAATCAACCATAGGCCAACATTCTATATCTGTGCAGGATATACGCAAATGCGGTCAATCTCAACCCTCGAAACCCATTGTCCCTGAGTTGTGTTTAGAACATATTTGGACGGAAAACACTTACGGCAA CAACCGTGATTTTTGTGAAATATCTTCAAAGGCATTTATACACACCGATTTAGTGGGTCAAACGTTTCTTTGCTATCTTTTGCCACGTTCATGTAAACTACAAATGGTGcgcttaaataattttgaaaataaagattTACAAATATCAACTATACCCATGACGGTAGTGGCAAAAGATGCAGTCGCCTTGGAG CGCATGAATATGATTGCGGTACTTGATCCGTCGGGAACTTTAATTTTGTACACTGGCAATGTTTTAGTATCCAAAGTCCATATACCCAATACTCTCACCAACAATACCCCAACATCAAAAGTTACTATAAATGTTACCCCATCAACACACAATAAATCTCCTAATACTTCATTTCCACGTCGTAGTAGTCTCTTGCCTTCAGCACAAAAACCAGGAGACACTACTTTTGAAGACGAGTTACATTTGCTATCACCAGTACACCCTCTGCAACCACAATTTTCCAATAG AAACAGCAACATTTGTTTGGGTCTACGTGATCCCGCCGTTAATCGCcttactttagtctatagttcggGTAAAATGTTGCGCATTTCATTGCCCttaataaatgaaacaaaatttgttacacgctgtattaaagctttaaaacaaGTCCTCAAGAAGGATCAATACATACAGTTAATTACCAAATGGTATGGTGCTAGAAATCCACCCGGTTCACGAGATTATTCTATCGAACAAGaatgggaaatattttgtaatgttttattAGATCTAATGGGGTTTTCAGCTGTTATGCATGATTATAGCAGTAACACTGCTACATCGTTTAGTGCTGAAGAgccaaagaaaagaaagaaaaatgatGAAATTCATTCGGGTACTGAAGATGATTGGCAATTTATGCTGGCAATTCTAGAAGGTTCGGATAATAAGacatcaaaagaaaataattcacAATGTACAAATATTGATACTACGGcttgtttatttaatactataccggctatattctatagttttcaTTTACTCTATGAAGATTTTAAATTGGATGATACAATGCATGCACATTTGTTGCCATTAGCCAAG tTTCTGCATCAGTTGGCCTACGATATGCAATTAGAATCTTATACATTTCATTATGCTATGGATTTTCCTTTGTTGGTGAAAAATTGTTCAAAGACTTGTATTTTAACCGAACAGCATGGTTCTCAAATGTCCTATAAGGAACTTTTACAAGTGCAAGCTCCTAGTGTTTTTAATCAACTAGaatttataatcaaaaataaaGACACTTTGCCTTATAATTATGTGGAAGGCATAAATGACTTAAGTCGCAATGTTTTACag GTGGTCTCACTTGTTATGCATGGcactaataaaattaaacactggATAAAACCTTTTGAGTTTACCGATTCTGTACAAtcattttttgctaaaaaaccTAAAAGATTTATATCTTCTAATGTCTCCCGATCCGAACAGGTTATACAAATGTTAATCAATATGA AAATGACACGTAAAGATATTGAACATTTACCGGTAGCTGTACACTTAATAATATCCGAATGTTTGGAATACTCTAGATTAGAACCACCTATAGGTTGTTCACCCGCTACATATGAATTAATTTTGCGCTCTGATTTAGTTGCTCATGCTAAATTACATAATTGTGATTTTGCTACACTAAATAAAAGttcaaattatttgcaaaacatgAATATAGACACAGAAGATTCGTTATCGGCTCGTTGTCCTCCTTCTAAAAGTGGCATATCTCAAATGGAAGGTGCTTTAGATGATGGCATGGATAATATAGATACTAAACTTTTAAGTCTACGTTATCCTGACGATATGCGCATAACAGAAGTTCGTAGACTATTAACGTCATCAGAACCTGTAATAATAGACATTACCCAATCGCCCGGCACATCTGATCATGAATTTATTGAAgaacaagaaaaacaattatttacctTATGTACTCGAACCATGACTTTGCCTTTGGGTAGGGGTATGTTTACCTTAAGAACTTCCATACCCACGCCAACGGAATCAATGCCCATACCAAAACTATGTCTAACCGGCAAGGAACCTATTAAGGGAGCCACTGTTGAAATGCAGCAAATTGAATTTCCTGCCAATATGAGTTTATGGCCAACATTTCATAATGGTGTTGCAGCTGGCCTGAAAATATCACCAAATGCTCGTGATGTAGACTCCACCTGGATTGTTTATAATAAGCCAAAAGGTCAAGCCGAGATATCTACAGAACATGCAGGGTTTTTAATGGCTCTCGGTTTGAATAATCATTTGAAAACTTTATCATTCATGAGTATTTACGAGTACTTGGTAAAGTGTGACGAAATGACCAGTGTTGGTTTGCTCTTGGGCATATCAGCCACTCATAGAGGTACTATGAATAACACTACCACTAAACTATTGAGTGTACACATTGAGGCTTTATTACCAGCCACCGCCTTGGAATTAGATATTCCTCAAAATATACAGGTGGCTTCTTTAATGGGCATTGGTCTATTGTATCAAGGTACCGCGAAAAGGCATATAGCTGAGGTATTATTGCAAGAAGTGGGACGACCTCCGGGACCCGAAATGGAAAATTGTGTTGAAAGAGAATCGTATGCCTTAACAGCTGGTCTGGCTTTAGGTTTGGTAACTCTAGGTCAGGGAGAATCTCCGGCTGGCTTAAGAGATCTCCAATTGCCCGATACCTTGCACTATTATATGGTGGGCGGTAATAAACGTTTGCTGACCGGttctcaaaaagaaaaatataaactacCCTCATTTCAAGTACGCGAAGGTGATCAGGTTAATATCGATGTTACAGCTCCCGGTGCCACTTTGGCACTTGGTCTTATGTTTTATAATACCGACAATAAAGCTGTTGCTGAATGGATGAATCCACCAAATACACGCTATTTGTTAGATCTTGTACGGCCCGATTTATTACTATTACGCACAATAGCTCATGGTTTAATAATGTGGAGTAATGTTCAGCCGGATGAAGAATGGTTGCACAATCAATTCCCAGTTAATTTAAGATTTGATGTAGAAAAGGGTGCACAAGTTAATGAAAATGAGGATATCGATCATGAAGCCATAAC acaAGCTTATTGCAATATTATTGCGGGCGCTGCTTTTTGTATTGGTTTAAAATATGCTGGTACTGAAAATCCCGTGGCCTTCAAAACCCTTAGAAGagctataaaattgtttttaggaTTTTCCGGAAAATATGTTGGCGAATTTGCTGGACGCACAACTATAGAGAACAGTCTTATGGTTATTCTACTAGCCATATCATTGGTATTTGCCGGATCGGGTGATTTAGAAATTCTACGTATTATACGCTATTTACGTTCCAGAATTGGTACACAACATCCTCATGTTACTTATGGTTCTCATATGGCAATACACATGTCATtgggatttttgtttttgggcGCCGGACGTTTTACCATAGCCAAAACTCCGGAAGCGGTGGCAGCTTTAGTATGTGCACTCTTTCCAAAGTTCCCAACACACAGCAATGATAACAG atATCATCTACAAGCTTTTCGACATCTTTATGTTTTGGCTGTTGAGCCTCGTCTGTTTTTGCCCCGTGATATAGACACACGGAAATTATGTTTATGTAATATATCAGTATTGGAAATTGGTTCTAAGGAGTTGAGACGTTTACCTATGGCTCCCTGTATGCTGCCCGAATTAAATACTTTACAGAAAGTTGTAGTAGATGATCCCAACTATTGGCCAGTATCTTTTGAAAAGGATCGTAATTGGAATCAATTAGt TAAAGCTTTGGAAAATTCAGCTTGTATAGAGATTAAGAAACGTTCGGGCTGTTTATCGCATCTAGAGGATCCCGATCGCCTAAAAAGTCTATTCTCACAAACTTTAACGACAGAGCAAAGCGTTTGCTGGGAAATAGATCCCAAAACATTGGAACGATTTTCAAATGAGCCATATGTTATAGGATTTACAGATCGCTTGTTGCATTTGGATGACACAGAAACTTCAACTGGAGAATTAGCTTTAAAACAGCATTTAACAATGTTATTTTACAATGCAGTTGTAAAGGACAAAATGCATGTTTTACCCATTTATCTGGCCACTTATAAT cATGTTTTACATTTGAAAACGCAACAACTAAATTTCCATGATATTTGGCAATTGAAATTGATGAGCACCTATTTGCTGCACTACACACAATCTCATATACTTTTCTCTAAAGAGCTAATATTAGCCTATATAGAACAGTTTCAGACATTCATCGATAACTGTCGTCAACTGTTGTATCTACCCTTAAGACAATTTATAGGTTCACGCGACTTTGAACCACATATTATAGCAAATCTTTCCAGCCATGATGTTGCACGTTTGGTAGCTGTCATAATTTTCTATCAACTTACaccaaatttaatgaatttaattgtTCAGCGTCCAGTTAATTACATTGGTtatataaaagaatttcaaaaacttCAATTGGATGCATCAACTACACAATGTTTATTAAAAGTGTTGCAAGCAACAAGTGCCTAA
- the LOC111678614 gene encoding sorting nexin-25 — translation MPKSDFDFPKRPLFPLDPSSSNGTSNTLYHHNTSSGSTSTSTGKRMFLYASRGLRVIQLNWKIFTSALAVTLLAIIWYYPVFFLFLLFVIYSLLLVVAAVAGTVYIHYLFTSKEPPKPSREPLNVLYNATKNTLFDLPNPIKNASNLPLIFGKTVDLQIQQIIEYVLRDFMTTWLGHVVTKPKLINDIVREDFWNAIEKMHERGKKIDASKIIAVDMVNRVTVHLEKIRIAEARAAETNTPPVFSTNSYLVDDEKELEFLRKLCEIMIILLLPRGYSLPPLKVLLSEILSYKIFFPMIKMLTSPDYINQKVVQNIESRLAAAAISKRSYEYAASFEDFLKIINNCNNLEELSLIRKSIVNDLMHATTVQNLQRAKGIDPDNYPDHNLSKSDIAAATRLKRYIQQLTYAKVQCEKNLEKYGWNGNYSSDVDLSLIEILNTAVGRRYLTLFLEPLKASALVGFYMAVEEMKHAPKSSAHQLGTEIFYTYIRVPKSEIQFDKHERKLIETFLLGDSGPEIFYDLQKQILKTLEDKYYPPFVLSEQYRLLKEALDAEDYKDPTLLICSLSDVHDEPSATLDGVEGTPSATIDVAAHTSYARKKLEQIQERIDKKNQALDALKYSVKSDSKVLQILEKEMEWLKNIKRQTEAHLRRTDAWTEHLGKWKATLQSVEISDEKESLQFMILVHVDEDINAPASYKTTSGKPEARTGSISSGWVVMRSLNQVHELQRKLRHVSANLKSFDLPTNFKFFFLKNDKHALEKAKQQIQRFLNIILEDDHLNGSEAIYTFLSPSSDHLKQTLPSPKKSKFSLSTLFKTEPVKATDVSGKSSDPFWGLQRDDEDISNYLEGDTATDNKLLADLDNKDSIAEPLYALMGEIFDMGGVFKWLRKSIISFVQITYGRTINRQIRESISYLFEESMLHYYFSAMLKSFWPGGVLASAYPVRSDDMKEMTTNAAKALLMDNIPEVLCNLVGAQAAKSGIIKVFDALQNPIYNKQLFYELLEILMIEFFPEIKQLKIHTHTNHTTANTTGITHKLQNNNHNDKQQQQLLHHNTAHHSSASSVASNSGGQSSHSSHYHHHTGK, via the exons atgccaAAAAGTGATTTCGATTTTCCGAAACGTCCTCTATTTCCATTGGATCCCAGCAGCAGCAATGGAACAAGTAACACATTATACCACCACAACACATCATCCGGCTCAACGTCAACCTCAACCGGTAAACGTATGTTTCTTTATGCTTCAAGAGGTCTACGAGTTATACAactaaattggaaaattttcacATCCGCCTTGGCCGTGACATTGTTGGCCATCATTTGGTATTATCCCGTCTTCTTTCTATTTCTACTATTCGTTATTTATTCTCTACTTTTAGTGGTGGCCg cTGTGGCTGGTACGGTTTATATACATTATTTGTTTACCAGTAAGGAACCACCAAAACCAAGTCGTGAACCTTTAAACGTATTATACAATGCAACCAA AAATACTTTATTTGATTTACCCAATCCCATTAAAAATGCCTCTAATTTACCATTAATATTTGGTAAAACAGTGGatttacaaatacaacaaataattgaATATGTTTTAAGAGATTTTATGACAACATGGCTGGG ACATGTCGTCACAAAACCCAAATTAATTAATGATATTGTAAGAGAAGATTTTTGGAATGCCATTGAAAAAATGCACGAAAGAGGTAAAAAGATAGATGCCTCAAAAATAATAGCTGTAGATATGGTTAATAGGGTAACCGTACATTTAGAGAAAATACGCATAGCCGAGGCAAGAGC TGCCGAAACAAATACTCCACCTGTTTTCTCTACCAATTCATATTTGGTAGATGATGAAAAAGAATTAGAATTCCTGCGTAAATTATGTGAAATCATGATAATACTTTTGTTGCCCAGAGGCTATTCCTTACCACCACTTAAGGTTttattaagtgaaattttatcttataaaa taTTCTTTCCCATGATTAAAATGTTGACCTCACCTGATTATATTAATCAAAAGGTGgtacaaaatattgaaagtcGTTTGGCGGCAGCTGCCATAAGTAAACGTAGTTATGAATATGCTGCCAGTTTTGAGGATTTTCTCAAGATCATTAACAATTGTAATAATCTGGAGGAATTGTCTTTGATACGTAAAAGTATTGTTAATGATTTAATGCATGCCACTACTGTACAAAATTTACAACGTGCCAAAGGTATTGATCCAGATAATTATCCCGATCATAATCTTTCTAAATCGGATATTGCGGCTGCCACAAGATTGAAACGTTATATACAACAATTAACCTATGCCAAAGTACAATGTGAAAAGAATCTAGAGAAATATGGTTGGAATGGCAATTATTCCAGTGATGTGGATTTAAGTTTAATAGAAATACTTAATACTGCTGTGGGCAGACGTTATTTGACTTTGTTTTTAGAACCTTTAAAGGCCAGTGCTTTGGTGGGTTTTTATATGGCTGTGGAGGAAATGAAACATGCACCCAAATCGTCAGCCCATCAATTGGGTAcggaaatattttatacttatataagagTTCCCAAATCCGAAATACAATTCGATAAACATGAACGTAAACTAATAGAAACTTTTCTCTTGGGTGACTCGGGACCAGAAATATTCTATGACTTGCAAAAACAAATACTCAAAACATTAGAGGACAAATACTATCCGCCCTTTGTGCTGAGCGAACAATATCGTTTGCTTAAAGAGGCACTCGATGCTGAAGACTATAAAGATCCCACCTTATTAATATGCTCTCTAAGTGATGTTCATGATGAACCCTCTGCCACGCTGGATGGGGTAGAGGGTACACCTTCGGCCACCATTGATGTGGCTGCTCATACTTCATATGCTCGCaagaaactagaacagatacAGGAAAGAATCGATAAGAAAAATCAAGCTTTGGATGCTTTAAAATATTCCGTGAAATCAGATtcaaaagttttacaaattttggaAAAAGAAATGGAATGGCTGAAGAATATAAAAAGGCAAACAGAGGCTCATTTAAGGCGTACTGATGCCTGGACCGAACATTTGGGTAAATGGAAGGCAACTTTACAAAGTGTAGAG aTATCTGACGAAAAAGAATCTTTGCAATTTATGATATTGGTTCATGTAGATGAAGATATTAATGCTCCTGCATCGTATAAAACAACAAGCGGTAAACCAGAAGCCAGAACGGGTAGTATATCTAGTGGCTGGGTGGTTATGAGATCATTAAATCAAGTGCAT gaaTTGCAAAGGAAACTCCGACATGTTAGTGCCAATTTAAAATCCTTTGATTTGCcaacaaattttaagtttttctttttgaaaaacgatAAACATGCCTTGGAAAAGGCCAAACAACAAATTCAAAGATTTCTAAAT ATTATTTTAGAAGATGACCATT taaatggtaGTGAAGCTATTTACACTTTTCTAAGTCCTAGTTCAGatcatttaaaacaaactttaccCTCaccgaaaaagtcgaaattttctctttctACACTTTTCAAAACGGAACCGGTGAAAGCAACGGATGTGTCGGGCAAATCTTCAGATCCATTTTGGGGTTTACAGCGAGACGATGAAGACATATCAAATTATTTGGAAGGCGATACGGCCACCGATAATAAATTGCTAGCCGATTTAGATAATAAAGACTCGATTGCGGAACCTTTGTATGCCTTGATGGGTGAAATATTTGATATGGGTGGTGTGTTTAAGTGGCTGCGTAAAAGTATTATATCATTTGTACAAATAACCTATGGACGAACGATTAACag acaAATACGAGAATCCATTTCTTATCTATTTGAAGAATCTATGCTGCATTATTATTTTTCGGCTatgcttaagtcgttttggccTGGCGGTGTTTTAGCCTCCGCCTATCCCGTACGTTCGGATGATATGAAAGAAATGACTACAAATGCTGCTAAAGCTTTACTTATGGATAATATACCCGAAGTTTTATGCAATCTGGTGGGAGCCCAGGCAGCCAAAAGTggtattattaaagtttttgatgCTTTACAAAATCCTATCTACAACAAACAACTATTTtat gaattattagaaattttaatgataGAATTTTTTCCcgaaataaaacaacttaaaattcaTACTCATACAAACCATACAACAGCTAACACTACTGGCATAAcgcataaattacaaaataataatcataatgataaacaacaacaacaactactgcaTCATAATACTGCTCATCATAGTAGCGCTAGTAGTGTGGCGTCTAATAGTGGCGGTCAATCATCACACTCtagtcattatcatcatcatacgggaaaataa
- the LOC124418619 gene encoding uncharacterized protein LOC124418619: protein MPPAKTYKCGVCLEDIAKNRASVLCKNCSLWIHVSCTDLQEKALALLKDSKSLSFTCSKCDKNPNSGMDKIREEVCAISSKLDLFIDKVGNDQRSIQQSLMDTVAGFRTEMTTCFKDMKAEILNCNKLIGFIDTSTTKRINTLEDENNVLYKRLNRADVIIIGLPAGLGDLVDPIIKIGSVYNIPISRVDINHAFYFKNQKAILVKFNNVFLRDQLMAEYFKTRTLRVCDVIGGEIESRIYLNDHHSPAAGRLNIVCKKLLRKGIIIKFKMLNGDKLRAKLTMADGKNVVCDSVECAALLNE from the coding sequence ATGCCGCCTGCTAAAACTTACAAATGTGGTGTTTGTCTGGAAGATATTGCCAAGAATCGAGCCAGTGTCCTATGCAAAAATTGTTCACTGTGGATACATGTTAGCTGTACAGATCTTCAAGAAAAAGCACTCGCTTTATTAAAAGACAGTAAGTCTTTATCTTTTACTTGTTCCAAATGTGACAAAAACCCAAATTCTGGTATGGATAAAATACGCGAAGAGGTTTGTGCCATTAGCTCTAAActtgatttatttattgataaagTGGGCAATGATCAAAGATCTATTCAACAATCTCTAATGGATACTGTCGCCGGCTTTCGAACAGAAATGACAACTTGCTTTAAGGATATGAAGGCTGAAATACTTAATTGTAATAAACTTATTGGTTTTATTGACACGTCGACTACTAAAAGAATTAATACTTTAGAGGATGAAAATAATGTCTTATACAAGAGACTCAATCGTGCTGACGTCATTATTATTGGTTTGCCAGCAGGTCTGGGTGACCTAGTGGATCCTATCATTAAAATAGGATCTGTCTATAATATCCCTATCTCTCGCGTCGACATTAATCATGCCTTTTACTTTAAGAATCAAAAagctattttagtaaaattcaataatgtttttttgCGTGACCAGTTAATGGCGGAGTATTTCAAAACCAGAACCTTAAGAGTCTGCGATGTTATTGGAGGTGAAATTGAATCAcgtatatatttaaatgatcACCATTCCCCAGCTGCTGGCCGGTTAAATATTGTATGTAAGAAGCTTCTCCGTAAGggcataattattaaatttaagatgCTTAATGGTGATAAGTTACGTGCTAAGCTGACCATGGCTGATGGAAAGAACGTGGTTTGCGACTCCGTTGAATGTGCTGCATTACTTAATGAATAA